The segment GTGCCTTTCGCTGGGGCTTACGCGGCAGTCGGTCTGGAAGGCCGTAAAGGCTCTCAGGGAGGACGGATACGTTGTCGAATCGATCCCCGTCAAGGGTTACAGGTTCGTCTCACCCCCGGAAGACGACCTGGACCCGTCATTGATAGAGGCCTTTCTTTTTGATTGTCCCTGGGGGCATCCCATCCTTTACTGGAAAAGCCTGGACTCAACCCAGGTTCCGGCGAAGGAACTGGCCCGTAAAGGCGCGCCCGAGGGATTGATCGTCACTACGTCCTACCAAACTTCGGGTAGAGGAAGGCTCGGGCGCCGATGGATCTCGGCACCGGAGGGAGGGATCTTTTTTTCCCTTGTGATCCGCCCCGCGCTCCCGCCGGAATCCATCCAGGTTCTCAGCCTGGTATCGGCCCTGTCGGTCCAGGATGCCCTGTCAACCATCCACGGGGTAAGTTGTCAATTGAAATGGCCCAACGATATCCTGTGGAATGGGGCAAAGCTATGCGGCATCCTCACGGAAGTATCCAGCGAGCCGGGCCTGGTTCATTTTGCCGTCACGGGAATTGGAATCAACGCAAACTCAAGCGACGTACCCCTCGGGGATAAGGCTGAAACCGTATCCCTGTCTTCCATTACCGGCAGGAAAATTCACAGGGGAGAGTTAGTCGCAGGAGTGGTCCGCTTCCTCCATGGGGCCGTGAGAGACTTGGAGGCCACCGGCGGGATAAAAAGGGCCCTGGCAAATTACTCGTCCAGGTGCGACACCCTGGGGAGGATGGTTCGGGTGGTATTCGACGGGGGTGAGGTCACCGGCAGGGCTATCGCTTTGGGAGAGAAGGGCGAGATAATCGTCCGGACCGAAGAGGGTACCCGCACCTTCACTTCCGCCGATGTAACCCACCTGAGGGCTTTCGGTTGACCTCTCAGGAGTTCCTCCTCAGGTGATCCCAGATCCTCAGGCAATGGTCATAAAGGAAAAGGATGATGTCATCCTCTATCCTTGGAATCGAAAGTTCGATGACTCTTGTCGAACCCTCAATTTTTTCCCTTACGGCCTCCGGGGTCCAGGGATCGATCACGATGACCCAACCTTGCTTTCTGGCTTCACCGAGAGCTGTATCGAGGATATCCAGGGCCTGCGATCGAGACCACCTCTCCTTCACTTCGGCGGGAGGTTTCACCGTTTCGCCGGAGACAGCCTGGAGCCATCGTCCATACTTCCAACAAAGATCGAGGATCGGACTATCACCAATCATATTCCTACCCACTATCACCGTGCTGTCGAGCCGGGCCTGGAATTCGGCCAGCCTCCTCTGGAAGTATTCGTACTCTCCCGAATCGCAGGCTGAAAGAATCTGCAGGGTCCGGAGCCCGATGAAGGGCAGCGTCGCGGGGTCCAGAAAGCTCTCCTCGAAATCGAATGCAAAAGGCGGCTTTTCTAAAAGAGAAAAGCTGGAGTATTTTTCCTCAAAACTCTT is part of the Thermovirga sp. genome and harbors:
- a CDS encoding biotin--[acetyl-CoA-carboxylase] ligase, with amino-acid sequence MHHFSKTKVAVLSELMKARGRTVSGGVLCLSLGLTRQSVWKAVKALREDGYVVESIPVKGYRFVSPPEDDLDPSLIEAFLFDCPWGHPILYWKSLDSTQVPAKELARKGAPEGLIVTTSYQTSGRGRLGRRWISAPEGGIFFSLVIRPALPPESIQVLSLVSALSVQDALSTIHGVSCQLKWPNDILWNGAKLCGILTEVSSEPGLVHFAVTGIGINANSSDVPLGDKAETVSLSSITGRKIHRGELVAGVVRFLHGAVRDLEATGGIKRALANYSSRCDTLGRMVRVVFDGGEVTGRAIALGEKGEIIVRTEEGTRTFTSADVTHLRAFG